From Deinococcus sp. HSC-46F16, the proteins below share one genomic window:
- the fba gene encoding class II fructose-1,6-bisphosphate aldolase: MLVTGSDILVPARAGRYGVPSFNTNNMEITQAIIHTAERLRAPVMVQMSEGAIKYGGQDLANIVIDLAQRATVPVALHLDHGSSYESALKAIKMGFTSVMIDASHHGFEENVRETRRVVEAAHAMGISVESELGRLGGIEEHIVVDEKDAFLTDPEEAVQFIEQTGTDYLAIAIGTSHGAYKGKGRPYIDHARIEKIAGLTTIPLVAHGSSGVPAEIVGRFRDAGGEIGDAAGIADEDLQRATQHGIAKVNVDTDLRLASTVAIREALQKNPKEFDPRKIFGPARDLMGQIVEHKLRVLGSVGKA, translated from the coding sequence ATGCTCGTCACCGGCAGCGACATTCTGGTTCCCGCCCGCGCGGGGCGCTACGGCGTTCCCTCGTTCAACACCAACAACATGGAGATCACCCAGGCGATCATCCACACCGCCGAGCGGCTGCGGGCGCCCGTGATGGTCCAGATGTCCGAGGGCGCCATCAAGTACGGCGGCCAGGACCTCGCCAATATCGTGATCGACCTCGCCCAGCGGGCGACCGTCCCCGTCGCGCTGCACCTCGACCACGGCTCGTCCTACGAGTCGGCCCTGAAGGCGATCAAGATGGGCTTCACCTCCGTCATGATCGACGCCTCGCACCACGGGTTCGAGGAAAACGTCCGCGAGACCCGCCGCGTCGTGGAGGCCGCGCACGCGATGGGTATCAGCGTAGAGTCCGAACTCGGGCGCCTGGGCGGCATCGAGGAGCACATCGTCGTGGACGAGAAAGACGCCTTCCTGACCGACCCCGAGGAAGCCGTGCAGTTCATCGAGCAGACGGGCACCGATTACCTCGCCATCGCCATCGGCACCTCGCACGGGGCGTACAAGGGCAAGGGCCGTCCCTACATCGACCACGCCCGTATCGAGAAGATCGCGGGGCTGACGACCATCCCGCTCGTCGCGCACGGCTCCTCCGGCGTTCCGGCCGAGATCGTGGGGCGCTTCCGCGACGCGGGCGGCGAGATCGGGGACGCGGCGGGCATCGCGGACGAGGACCTTCAGCGGGCCACCCAGCACGGCATCGCCAAGGTCAACGTGGACACCGACCTGCGCCTCGCGAGCACCGTCGCCATCCGCGAGGCCCTCCAGAAAAATCCCAAGGAATTCGACCCCCGCAAGATCTTTGGCCCCGCCCGTGACCTGATGGGCCAGATCGTGGAGCACAAGCTGCGGGTGCTGGGGAGCGTGGGCAAAGCCTGA
- a CDS encoding PLP-dependent aminotransferase family protein codes for MTPTLPTRPDVDFAHLLSARAGRMSVSAIRELLKLTQRPEIISFAGGLPAPELFPLDAIRTAANTVLDRYGPAAVQYGTTEGHLPLREWIAAQTPGLTPGHVQIVTGSQQGLDLLGKILIDEGDVVLVEAPTYLGALQSFQPYGPRYVELPTDEHGIDVDALEDVLKAHPAKLLYAIPNFQNPTGRTLSLERRRRLVELTAQYGVMVLEDDPYGKLRFRGEALPNLFTLGLEHAGGDPERNHVLYSGSFSKTLVPGLRDAWVQGPHLIIEKLVQAKQGADLHTPIFNQMIITELVGEVLPRQIEIVKQAYGERAQDMVGRIREHFPAGVQFTEPEGGMFLWVTLPETLDTTELFPRALERGVAYVPGRPFFALGGGANTMRLSYSSATPEQIERGIRALAETFRGAMG; via the coding sequence ATGACCCCCACCCTCCCCACGCGGCCCGACGTGGATTTCGCGCACCTGCTCTCGGCCCGTGCCGGGCGCATGAGTGTCAGCGCCATCCGCGAACTCCTGAAGCTCACGCAGCGCCCCGAGATCATCTCGTTCGCGGGGGGCCTGCCCGCCCCCGAGCTGTTCCCGCTGGACGCGATCCGCACGGCCGCCAACACGGTCCTCGACCGCTACGGCCCCGCCGCCGTGCAGTACGGCACGACCGAGGGCCACCTCCCCCTGCGCGAGTGGATCGCTGCGCAGACCCCCGGCCTGACACCGGGACACGTGCAGATCGTGACCGGCAGCCAGCAGGGACTCGACCTCCTGGGCAAGATTCTGATCGACGAGGGCGACGTGGTGCTGGTGGAGGCCCCGACCTACCTGGGCGCCCTGCAATCCTTCCAGCCCTACGGCCCGCGCTACGTGGAGCTGCCCACCGACGAGCACGGCATCGACGTGGACGCGCTGGAGGACGTGCTGAAGGCGCACCCCGCCAAGCTGCTGTACGCGATTCCCAACTTCCAGAACCCCACCGGGCGCACCCTGAGCCTGGAGCGCCGCCGCCGATTGGTCGAGCTAACGGCCCAGTACGGCGTGATGGTGCTGGAAGACGATCCCTACGGCAAGCTGCGCTTCCGGGGCGAGGCGCTGCCCAACCTCTTTACGCTGGGGCTGGAGCACGCGGGCGGCGACCCTGAGCGCAACCACGTGCTGTACTCGGGCTCCTTTTCCAAGACGCTGGTGCCGGGCCTGCGCGACGCCTGGGTGCAGGGGCCGCACCTCATCATCGAGAAGCTGGTGCAGGCCAAGCAGGGCGCCGACCTGCACACGCCGATCTTCAACCAGATGATCATCACCGAGCTGGTGGGCGAAGTGCTGCCGCGCCAGATCGAGATCGTGAAACAGGCCTACGGCGAGCGGGCGCAGGACATGGTGGGCCGCATCCGCGAGCACTTCCCGGCGGGCGTGCAGTTCACTGAGCCGGAAGGCGGCATGTTCCTGTGGGTCACGCTGCCGGAGACGCTGGACACCACCGAGTTGTTCCCGCGTGCCCTGGAACGCGGCGTGGCCTACGTGCCGGGCCGTCCCTTCTTCGCGCTGGGCGGCGGCGCCAACACCATGCGCCTGAGCTACTCCTCGGCCACCCCCGAGCAGATCGAGCGCGGCATCCGGGCGCTGGCCGAGACGTTCCGGGGGGCGATGGGCTGA